A DNA window from Calliphora vicina chromosome 1, idCalVici1.1, whole genome shotgun sequence contains the following coding sequences:
- the Sec10 gene encoding exocyst complex component 5, translated as MLSQYMEEFEQEPFEVSEFVERLTWRTNNECVNSKKSASENLIAAEIKDFNPTALHDTFIQTIQDLKKLQEKQQAKCERLEESLKQEQEAHTKNILKLKERHQLASDVFWQLDEKINSVAGKIIHLGEQLENVNTPRSRTVEAQKLLDYMSEFLISGPIVNDIFTDPSRLYEAADVIQKLYAIAQDLPLEKFTESKRKIERKYDEVERRLIEEFAAAQKNEDIEKMKKLAQILSQFKGYAQCIDAYIEQSQMTPYGGKDIFIGIVPMCKHHYEIIKKVFANPQQVMTKFILNIYQLKLHQYAMTKLDDKRDEEKYLKTLYELYSRTLKLSSELQHYMSAMDDDLLNKLTQQIFQKHLTNYVEIESKFLQTKCSNELEKFYASKNHQKKPTERFQELKRDVQVLIRTKANINIAQVEDYGGETFLSEELAIKMLQEANAALKRCRLLSNEAELPGNIVKLNDILLRFLMHEHANYALDLGLYIIPIADTGRTFPQLYFFDVVQKTNIITHLLEDQCNTSVVPCVVNTAKYSDYVFKKRMMMEQIESKLDLGLDRTLNAIIGWVKFYLQNEQKKTDYNKPDSDFDTLSSAACLHVCQNMLPVIQQIKKCIDGENQKFILNEFGVRLHRVIYDHLQTMQFNTAGAMCAICDVNEYRKCIRELDSPLVTQLFDILHALCNLLLVKPENLLEVCTGETLNYLDKFVVRQFIQLRADFRDIKNTNNLKGIIDYIN; from the exons atgttatcccAATATATGGAAGAATTTGAACAG GAACCCTTTGAGGTCAGTGAATTTGTTGAAAGATTAACCTGGCGTACCAATAACGAATGCGTCAATAGCAAAAAATCAGCTTCGGAAAATCTTATAGCTGCCGAAATAAAAGATTTCAATCCTACAGCTTTGCATGACACATTCATACAAACAATACAAGACTTGAAAAAACTCCAGGAAAAGCAGCAGGCTAAATGTGAACGTCTAGAGGAATCGTTGAAGCAAGAACAAGAGGcccatacaaaaaatatactcaAACTAAAAGAGCGTCATCAGCTGGCTTCGGACGTCTTCTGGCAATTGGATGAGAAAATCAACTCGGTGGCTGGAAAAATTATACACTTAGGAGAACAACTTGAAAATGTCAATACTCCACGTAGCCGCACGGTGGAAGCCCAAAAATTACTTGACTATATGTCGGAGTTTCTAATAAGTGGACCCATTGTTAACGATATCTTTACGGATCCCTCACGTCTCTATGAAGCAGCCGATGTTATACAGAAACTTTATGCAATTGCCCAAGATTTGCCCTTGGAGAAATTTACCGAAtccaagagaaaaatcgaacgAAAATACGATGAAGTAGAGAGAAGATTAATTGAGGAGTTTGCTGCTGCTCAAAAGAATGAAGATATagaaaaaatgaaaaagttAGCACAAATATTGTCGCAATTTAAAGGCTATGCCCAGTGTATTGATGCCTACATTGAGCAGAGCCAGATGACACCGTATGGCGGTAAAGACATATTTATTGGTATCGTGCCAATGTGCAAACATCATTATGAGATTATAAAGAAAGTATTTGCCAATCCACAGCAGGTTATGACCAAATTTATACTGAATATTTATCAGTTGAAATTACATCAATATGCCATGACTAAATTGGATGACAAGAGGGACGAggagaaatatttgaaaactttatATGAGCTGTACTCGCG TACCCTAAAACTATCTTCCGAATTACAACACTACATGTCAGCCATGGACGATGACTTACTTAACAAATTAACCCAGcagattttccaaaaacatttgACAAATTATGTGGAAATTGAATCGAAATTCTTGCAAACAAAATGCTCAAACGAATTGGAAAAATTCTATGCTAGTAAAAATCATCAAAAGAAACCAACCGAACGTTTCCAGGAACTCAAGCGAGATGTTCAAGTGCTTATACGAACTAAAGCCAACATAAATATAGCACAAGTTGAAGATTATGGTGGGGAAACATTTCTCTCCGAAGAATTGGCCATTAAAATGTTGCAAGAAGCCAATGCGGCCCTCAAACGTTGTCGTCTGCTATCAAACGAAGCGGAATTACCCGGAAACATTGTTAAATTAAATGATATACTATTGCGTTTTCTTATGCACGAACATGCCAACTATGCTTTGGATTTGGGTTTATATATAATACCGATTGCTGACACCGGAAGGACATTTCCGCAGTTGTACTTTTTTGATGTGGTACAAAAGACGAACATAATTACACATCTCTTGGAAGATCAATGCAACACTTCTGTGGTGCCCTGTGTAGT CAATACAGCCAAGTATTCggattatgtttttaaaaaacgcATGATGATGGAACAAATAGAAAGTAAACTTGATCTGGGTTTAGATCGTACTCTAAATGCCATCATTGGCtgggttaaattttatttacaaaatgagcAAAAGAAAACGGATTACAACAAACCAGATTCGGATTTTGATACCTTATCATCGGCG GCCTGTTTACATGTGTGTCAAAATATGTTGCCCGttatacaacaaataaaaaaatgtatcgatggtgaaaatcaaaaattcatattaaacGAATTTGGTGTACGTTTACATCGTGTTATTTATGATCATTTACAAACGATGCAATTCAATACGGCCGGAGCAATGTGCGCCATTTGTGATGTCAATGAATACCGCAAATGTATACGAGAATTGGATAGCCCATTGGTCACCCAACTCTTTGACATACTACACGCTTTGTGTAATTTGCTATTGGTTAAACCGGAAAATCTATTAGAAGTTTGCACTGGTGAAACATTG AATTATTTGGACAAGTTTGTAGTGCGTCAATTTATACAATTACGTGCAGATTTTCgtgatataaaaaataccaataATTTAAAGGGTATTATCGACTACATTAATTAA
- the LOC135963441 gene encoding transmembrane protein 179 has product MALANVLMLSQITGHVIVGILSFCIIVPLSINLHDFCGHCLLFTTGKWREEDGMFDPSWSSSGFCNFPLVTGIFMLIISCAQIYRYARMKDEEGFLALFIDVVLSIWMLAMSIISSIMITLGFIVWCDGMTERFPTCEITAGQNIIHGNTDNIDTSGFYIEMGTAQFGAWGAFAINVGIGVIALLKLINNHQVRNIKVSMYLERQRLVNQHQVQSDGRSTPPAVNSSDSEQAK; this is encoded by the exons ATGGCATTGGCTAATGTTTTAATGTTAAGCCAAATAACCGGACATGTTATAGTGGGCATATTATCGTTTTGTATCATTGTACCCTTAAGCATTAATCTGCATGATTTCTG TGGtcattgtttgttatttacaaCGGGCAAGTGGCGTGAAGAAGATGGTATGTTTGATCCCAGCTGGTCTTCATCGGGATTTTGCAACTTTCCCTTGGTAACAGGCATATTTATGTTGATCATATCATGTGCACAAATCTATCGTTATGCCCGCATGAAAGATGAAGAAGGATTTTTGGCTCTATTCATTGATGTTGTCTTAAGCATATGGATGTTGGCAATGTCCATCATATCGTCAATAATGATAACTTTAGGCTTTATAGTTTGGTGTGATGGTATGACTGAACGTTTTCCTACATGTGAAATAACTGCAGGACAAAATATCATACATGGTAATACAGACAATATAGATACTTCtggtttttatattgaaatgggTACAGCACAG TTTGGAGCTTGGGGAGCATTTGCCATAAACGTTGGCATCGGTGTTATTGCCCTTTTGAAGTTGATTAACAATCATCAAGTGCGCAATATTAAAGTATCCATGTATTTGGAACGTCAACGTTTGGTCAATCAGCATCAGGTTCAATCAGATGGTCGTTCAACACCACCTGCTGTTAATTCCAGTGATTCCGAACAAGCCAAATAG